TTGCGCATTCCTCGCTGCTATTTCCCAGGATACGATCCGGACAGCTACAAAAATATTGAGCTTCATGTGTTCGTGGATGCAAGCGCTCAGGCCTACGCAGCAGTCGCTTACTTCCGCATCAGGGATCGAGGACAGATTAGAGTAGCTCTTGTGTCGTCAAAAACGAAGGTCGCACCGCTTCGAGGAGTTTCAATCCCACGATTGGAGTTGATGGCGGCTGTACTAGGAGCTCGTTTGCGGAAAACGGTTGAGAAAAACCACAGACTGAAAGTAAAGAAAACTTGTTTCTGGAGTGATTCATCAACGGTTTGCTCGTGGATCATGTCGGACACGCGTCGTTATCGTCAATTTGTCGCTTTCAGGGTTGACGAAATTTTGAGTCTGTCAAGTATCGAAGAATGGCAGTGGATTTCGACGAAGGTCAATGTTGCAGACGAAGCCACCAAGTGGGGGAAGGGACCGACATGCAACGTAGATAGCCGTTGGTTCCATGGACCCGAATTCCTCTACAAAACCGAAGCAGATTGGACGATGGTTCCAGAGGAGACTGTGGATGAAAGTGACCTTGAGCTGCGAGAAGCATATGTCTGTAGTCATCTGATCAAGCAGCCAATGGTGAAGTACGAGAGATTTTCGCGTTTTGAAAGGATGCTTCGTTCGGTGGCCTACGTTCACCACTACTTGAACAATTTACGAACTGCGGGGAGTAATCAACCGACGGATTCTATTGGTTTGACTAGTGCGGATATTCAGAAAGCGGAGAGGACATTATGGTTGACCGCGCAGTCCGAAGCATACCCGGACGAAGTTGCGATTTTGAAGCAGAATGTGGAGAGGAACGACCAGCAGCAGAAACCAATTGCGGTATCAAGCAGCCTGGTCAAGCAGTCACCATTCGTTGATGAGTTCGGAGTGCTGCGAGAAGGTACCAGAGCGGGTAGTGCAGAAATTCTGTCTTACGATGCAAAGTTCCCGATAATCCTACCAAAGAAGCACCGAATAACAGACTTGTTACTGGATTACTATCATCGAATGTACGGTCATGCCAACGACGAGACCGTATTCAACGAAGTTCGCCAGAAATTCCGGGTGCCACATCTACGAGTGGAGGTACGTCTAGCTAGAAAACGCTGTATGTGGTGTCGAGTGTACAAATCAACGCCGGTCGCTCCAAAAATGGGACCGCATCTAGCAGTAAGGATGGAGCCGGGCGTGCGTCCATTTACCTACGTAGGTGTAGACATCTTTGGACCGTATCAAGTGAAAATAGGACGAAGCGTGGCTAAGCGGTGGGTCTGCCTTTTTACTTGCCTTACCGTTAGAGCAGTTCACTTGGAGGTAGTAGCTAGCTTGAGCACCGATGCTTGCAAGAAAGCGATTCGAAGGTTCATCGCACGACGCGGGACTCCACAGGAAATTTATTCCGACAATGGGACAAACTTTGTCGGAGCAAGTCGAGAGCTGCAAGACGAGATCAGTAAGATTCACGCTGAGTTGGGCAGTACCTTCACGAATGCTAAAACACAGTGGAAGTTTAATCCTCCAGCCGCCCCTCATATGGGAGGTTGCTGGGAGAGAATGGTGCTAGCAGTGAAATCAGCCCTTGGATCAGTTCCAGTAGTGAGGAAGCTAGACGACGAATCGTTTGCAACGGTGCTGGCGGAAGCAGAGAGCATGGTGAACTCCCGACCGTTGACTTATATCCCACTAGAGACAGCGGATCATGAGTCCCTAACTCCTAACCATTTCCTCTTGCTGAGCTCAAGTGGCGTACGGGAGCCGGAGAAGTTTCCTACAGACGAAGGCATGGCGTTGAGGAGTAGCTGGAACATGGTGAAGCATACCCTTGACAACTTCTGGAGACGGTGGGTTAAAGAATATCTGCCAACTATCACAAGACGAACGAAGTGGTTCAAAGATGTGAAGCCTATCGATCTCGGAGATCTGGTGTTTGTGGTGGACGAGAACGTCAGGAACCGATGGTTGCGTGGACGAGTGGTCGAAACGGTTCCTGGCAGCGACGGAGTTGCGCGTAGAGCAGTAGTGAAGACAGCAGCAGGGATCTTGAAGAGGCCGTGTACCAAGTTGGCTGTGCTAGACGTTGAAGGATCTGGTGACGCCCTACCGGAGGTTAAGGCGACACGGGGGGGAGAATGTTCGCCGCAACAGCCTCTTGATTGAACACAGCTATCGCAaacctatgtggtttatctataggtggggacaaccaaAACTTTAGTATTAGTTCGTTGTGTATGGATACaatgtttatgaacgattgtgacgtaacgcgacgcCATCACGGAGTCAAGTGTTAAGCGCCCAAATGTAGCCATGGGGACTTATTAGAAGGAATGTTTGGGACGCAAACAaacttgtttattatttagaacGAATAGAGTCGCCGTGCTGTGGTGCGCCAGGAAAAAAAGCGTAAATGaaagggtgctttgattgtTATTTATGAAACTGCAAGGAACATTGTATGCCGCCGGTGAATGGCAacttcaacgtcgagacgctcatgaacgattgtgacgttgcaatcaaaacattgaaaaaactgattctcacactcgtgcaagggtattcttgtccccacctatagataaaccacatagatcGCAAACTACAGCGACCTGCTCCGACTGATCCGAGATGTAGGACTGACAGATTACCCTAGGGATGAAATGAGAAAGTGAGAATGATGACTGGCAAAATGATAAGGGAGAGTGAAGATAAGGATTAGTATGTAAACAAGGTAGTTGATTATCGCAGTAAAGTTAGGATATTGAAATCATCGATTTGGTAAAAACTTTGTATTTTCCTTCATATTTAAACAAATAACGTTTCACAAACTTACAGGCTAGACATACTGTACAACTATCCGTTATTCCGTAGTTGAGTTTCGTAGTGAATTTACGACTCAGATAGGTAATTGTGGCCATCGAATTCGCTGTGAAAAAAGCGGTTATTAATAGATTAATTACAGGCTAGGAATCCAATTCTTTAGTGAAATCGGTTGTGGAACAGTTGGATAAGAAGTCGGAGACTGAATTGTAAgtcgaatttatttattttataagtcTAAAACCTAtcctaaatataaaatttttctacAGCTTTGAGCTGCTAACACTCGAAACGAGTTTGTTTGGTTTGCTACAAGAACTCCGTTAAAACTGTCCCAACAGATCCAGTTTCAAAAAGAGGATGTTTTTTTGCGAGTTAAGAtggaaaatgtttaatttgtagtcctgtatttttttcgttggtatgatttttatcaaaatgtttcaaattatataTATGCATTAGTAATATAAGTGAGGTAAATGTTgtattttgaacaagttttttttttgtacaaaatgaacaaattggTAGGAAAATTGTGTGTTTGTTAAAATTAACGAGGAACTAATCCCTACAAAGAAATAACCATAACGTTCTGAAACAAGCAACAGTTTATCGAAGGTCAGCAGTACCTTTCACTGCTGTTATTCGAAAGCCGTGATTGCATGCTTTCATTCTTCTACCGGTCTATCAGCTGATCGAGAGACTAGTGAGTGACGAAAGGTTGTGCGCAGCTGAGGAAGGAGGATTCAGCGAATATAGGACGAGCATGCATCATCGTATCGCATAATATCGAAATCTGGTTACGTGGTTGTCGtttatttttactaatttttgtcgtctgataaaaatgaagtttttggctTCTGCTTGGGTCTTTACTTCGATTATTATTTGTTTAGTGAATACAAGTCATCAGACTTTTGTAAGCCGACCCAATGTTTTAATGATTATGCTAGATGACTTTCGACCGGCGATCAGAGCTTTGGGTGATACTAAAGCAATCACACCAAACATTGATAGGTTGGTGGCACTTGGTCAATCCTTTACTGATGCATTCGCTCAGGTAAGATATATCAACCattagtttgaaataaaaaggatattaaatatttaaccTAATTATTGTGTTCAACAGCAAGCAATATGCGCTCCAAGCAGGAATTCGATGCTTACTGGACGTAGACCGGATACAACCAGATTGTACGATTTCTACAGCTACTGGAGAGAATTTGCCGGTAATTTTACCACGATTCCACAGTATTTTAAGGAACATGGATATCGTACTCATTCCATAGGGAAGATATTTCACCCTGGTGTTTCATCAAATTATACCGACGATTATCCATTGAGTTGGACTGATGAGCCCTATCACCCTTCTACATCAGAGTTTATGAACAAAGCTACTTGCATTGACAGTCTGACCggaagtttaaagaaaaatttgctCTGTCCTGTGGTTGTAGAGCTTCAGCCACAGAGAACGCTTCCGGATATTCAAAGCACGCAGGCGGCCAAGGCGTTTTTAAAATCTAGGCAAAATGCGAGTGAACCTTTTTTCCTGGGCGTGGGATATCTTAAACCACATATTCCGTTTAAAATACCAGAGGAATATCTGAAGCTTCACGACGAGAAGAAATTCAAAACGCTCGATCTGGATTATCCACCGTACGGTTTGCCGACTGTCGCTTGGAATTCATACTTGGATGTACGTAGCCGAGATGACATGCAAGTTTTAAACATAAGTTTTCCCTTTGGTCCGATTCCTGGTgatatcaaattgaaaattcgtcaacatTACTACGCTGCCGTTAGCTACGTGGACGATCTCATCGGAGAGCTGTTTGAAGATGTTAATTTCAACGATACAATCATCGTGCTAACGTCCGATCACGGGTGGTCCCTTGGAGAACATGCTGAATGGTCCAAATTCAGTAACTATGAAGTGGCTTTGAAGGTTCCTCTGATCGTTTACAGTCCTTTTTTAACCGAAAAAGCCAATAGCAAAATTGCTAGGGTCGTTGAACTAGTCGATATATTTCCGACTCTGGTTGACTTGGTAGGCTTACCAGCTATACCTCACTGTGGCGAAGATCTGATGCAGGAAACTTGTGTAGAGGGTAAATCTTTGGTTCCCTTCATTGGTCACTCAACTACAAACACATTTGCCGAGATTGAAGCGGCATATAGCCAGTATCCTCGCCCTGGTAGTTATCCGAGTGTGTATCCCAACAGCGACAAACCGAAGcttttccaaattgaaatcaTGGGATACAGTATACGGACTCCAAGATTCCGCTACACGGCCTGGATAGGTTTCGATCCAGCCAAGTTTTCTAGAAGTAAGTAACAATAGTAAAGAGTATCTTCGATTCGACTGAGATTGGCTTGCTTCTTCTTAATTTACAGATTGGTCGGAAATATTTGGAGAGGAATTGTATGATCACAGTATCGACCCGAAGGAAAACTTGAATCTAGCTGATCGACCGCAACTGAAACCTATCAAAACGTGGCTAAAGCAACAGTTACAGGATAAATTTACGTAAGATTAAAAAAGGAACAGTGTctcactaaaaattaaaacgcTTTAATCTTAAtgactattgaaaaatttaatcagtTAATTCTTGAACGTTCAAACGTTATCGAAATTTACTTTTGTTTTCTTGGTTTGGTGTATTTATCACTTATTAATTTTACTAATTCTATTTATAGGAAAAAAACgcaatgtactttttttttgacaacGAATATTTGTGAATATTCAAGCTATCAAAGGTTTCTTCAAAACTagttgagaaatgaaaaaaatattaccacGTAATATATTATAATAAATTGTTATTCATTTAATGTAAATGCAGTTGACATACATAGTTAGTGCTCATTCATTTTGCTGCTTGTTCGATCATTCTTTCGCTAAGGTTCCAAAGGTTTCGCTGCATATCCTCCAGCTTGGATGACCCACTGGGGTCACAAACGTagcaattgttgaaataaaGACCGGTAAGTCCGTTCAGCTCGTGTGCCGTGGCACAGTAGATTGTGGTACTGGCAGCCTGCTGTAGCGATTTGGTAAAAGGGCGTACAATTGTGAACAGCAACCTGTAGAACCACCAGTTTCGCGCCAATTGCGACGATACCATATTACCCGGATGAAGCGAGAAAACCGATATCCCTTTGGACTTAAGCCGCTTGGTTAGCTCAGCAGCGAACAAAACGTTACACAGCTTGGCATTGTTGTAGGCCACCATGCTCCAGTACTTGTTAGGAAGTGGTGACAGATCACTTTCGGTCATATCCTTCGAAAGCATACTGAAGCGGTGCGATTCGGATGACACGACTACGATTCTCGATGTGTGAATTAGTAAATCCAGCAGTAAATTAGTCAGATGGAAATGGCCTAAATGGCAAACTTGGAATGTAGTCTCAAATCCATCCTCCGTTATACTGTAAGGAAGTGCAAAAACCCCtgcattcaaaattaataaatccAATTGTTTGTAATGTGCTTTGACTTGTTGTGCACATTCTTTAACGGATCGCAAACTCGCCAAATCCAACTTGATAAATCGACACCTTTTTCCAGCGACCTCCTTTTCAGCGCTTATTCTCTCAATAGCTTCCAAGGCAGTTTTTTCATTCCGGCATGCAAAAATAATCTCGCATCCATGAAGTGCCAAGGAACGTGCCGTTTCGAAACCAATCCCAACGTTGGCTCCCGTTATCAATGCAACTTTTCCGCTAAGATCCCGACCATGGAGAACTTGCAATGCATTCGTCCCACTATCGAAACGTTGACGCAGTTCCCCAGCCTGAACCGATTCCTCGACGGCGAACGCCAGTCGGGGGTCAGTGTAAGATTTCCGCTGCGTTGCTTCCTCGACAAAGATGATCTTCCCCGTGGATTCCTCCACCTTGCGGGACCAACCAATTGGCAAATCACCGGACACCCGTTTCATCTTACCGGTCCTGGGATGAGTCCACTGTGTAGTTTTACTGTGATGATTCACGTAGTACACAAATCCATCGTTTGTTGCTCTTTCTTCCCACGCCGGAGGTAACTCGTCCTCCGAATCGGATTCCGGCATCGGAACTGGCATTGTTGTTTTTTGCCTAACTTTGTCTTACTTGGTTCAATCTTTATCACAATTATCGAAATTGCCGAAACACCTATTTTATATCAGGCGATTGTGCACCTTTCCagcaaaagataaaaaaaaaattaatagtgatAAGCGTTCGATGTTATTTTGATCGTGTTAGCTTTGTTCGATGACACCAAGTTAACCAaattggaatgatttttttgtaataaatttataattgatGCCGATTAATAATATAACaataaattgttcaaatatTGTCTCTGTTCGAAATGACATTCGTTAGATTGACCTGTTTCTGTTGatgatgttgaaatttttgaagtgttTCATTCGTTTCGTTCCCTTTATTGCGTGACCGATTGTACATTGAACAAACCTATTTAAAACATCGCAAAATCAGCTGAAACGTTGCACTAATACTACCGCACATTGCAATCTGTTTACAACTTCAGAATGAATACAAATGCGTAGTAGATACAAACACAAGCGAACGCACGTTCTTCTGCTGCTAGCCGCTGTCATTTTCATTGATAAAATTAGTTAGTTGTTCTAAGACCGAGTGAGGtgataataaaatgaaataaataattagaATCCGAGATGTGATTGCCGCCGATTAACATCTCGCAATCATTCGGGTTCAGGTGCTAATAAGTAATCAAAACTATGTGCGAATGTGCAACGCAATTGTAGCTGAAAGTGTTGAGTTGTTAGTTCCTCCATATTATTTCGATTAGATCAGTGTGACATTCGTGGACGGAAAGTGCTTGGATTGATTGATTGGGTAAGCGATCTATTgataatagctaaaaaaaagttttcatttaaaacaacGTCTTTCAACCGGGAGACTGCAAATTTATTGGATAAAGTACCAGTAATGTATGTACCTTCGTCTTGAAGATGACTTATTTCATACCGCGGACTTGTTGCTTGTGTATTTGAAAGTATAATGCTAGAGAAATTAAACGCTTTGTACAATAAACAATGTTACTATCCGAGAAAGAGATCCCTTTTTTGATTTGCCGAAatgattattgatttttccCCAAATATGGAACCGCTTATAACCTTGAAAGAGTTCATTGGCATTCAATTGGAAGGAACAAAACAGATCTAGGGTACTGCAGGGCAAGTCACACCAAACGTgtattgattttataaaatcaaaatatatttttcagtaTTGCGCAGATTATTATCGAAAATTGTAAAaggttcaaaagaaattttttagaaaatttacttcaattttatctaaaaaaacatgttttttccaAGTATTTGAATGAATCGGTACATCAATGTTTTTAAGAtacaacattttgtttttttcaatattcaattgtttccaaaggttttctcaaaagtgcCATATGAGTaggaggcccttggagccaaaagggtataagtgtataaaagcttatttcgggaaaacacgcttttaaattgttatgtttggccattttccatatatctacagtaccgttcataattgaatagaaattggaagcacgcacactgtcacatcgactttgaacttccataactttttaccctgatgatatttttcgatcaaattttcGGCGTTAtgtagatcaactatcacactattacaTCATAAAATtggagctttctggagtttgtgtggactcagatacagtaattctacgaaaatcggactttttggacttttaccattcaatctgcaatatctcagaaaataagctaaattttttttattgaaattttgcaaagtgattgatgaaatataaagctagcacaTCTGGAATTTTTGGAAAGTTCTATCGATGCTATCGAAAGTTACGCGATGTACAATATTtgaggcatgaacctagaaatgcgatttctatagaattttggaaattttgagatATACTGTGAacggccctaattctgcgcagttaaggatttttcaaatgtttcaagttataaaaaatttacctttcaataaatttcctcaaaatttcgtGTACAATTGGGTTAACTAACAAATTTAAAGTCAAACATAATCAGATCTCAATTTCGAAGCAAAAATGTGGATTATTTacaacatttggaaaaaatgcaagtggcccttattctgcgcactattttctatttgttcctaattctgcgcaaatgtcccatattctgcgcacccaaataaaaccaatataccaTTCTGTTCTTGTAAGACAACATTGAATTTAATTAGAAAGccttaaaaacatgttttacgcTTAGCAAAGTattgcaaattatgaaaaaggggCCAATTCACGCCTTGGATCTTTGAACCTTATGTGACACTTTCTTTTACTATTTCTTATAAGAAATAGTGAAAGAAAGTGTCACATaagtacgaaaacaaacagactccaatttgacaattcgattgctgattttccagcaaactagatcaattgctggaaagtccagcaatttgaaaaccgattgctggtttttcagcaaaaatgacaagaacacaaccaaatgctgaaaaatccagcaatgtgaaaaccgattgctggtttccagcaaaaatttggattgctgaacatttccagcattttttttgctggaaatcgaggcaaaaatttactgtgtacacTTGCTATATGTTACTTGCTGATGCTTTTTCCTGCAGCTCgcttacacacaaaatttccgaggccgaaaattagcaaaattttgctcaaatttgaccagctaaaaacttagcaatcaatttagcaaattttttttccttaaattttagcaaaatagcaAAATGTGTCCCGACTGAATGTTTACTAATTTTCaagtaaacaaaaatctttatttgctgaaattttagcaaaattcatttttctaacgttttctagaatttgagtgaaatccaaaattaaattatttttaatgaagggttttcattttcaaatattaaaaagtgacatttgatttttttttatcttctttttatttttgttcgcaTCATCCCGCGGGTTTCGAAATTAATTTCGAAATGTATTCCATCATCGCGTTCTTGAAGCTGTACTATTACATCTTCACcaatgaaatctgaaaaacagaaataattAAGATTAGTgcatttcatattttgaagaatagaaataaaactaTAATAGGTAGACAGTCTATTTTTTTGTTAGCTGATAGTAAAAATACTGACCACCAAACAGGTAAACCTCACACACCACCCGACGGAAACACTTCTGCTGCTTCGGTTCGGGTTCGGTTTTGCGCTTCCCCATTTTCTCCTCCTTTCTCGGTATCGTGTACCGGCGGCATAAGGATTCCGCGATTTTTCCACTGATTACCGAACCGGTAACCGTTCCGCTGGAGGAAGAATGGCTACTTCTGCAGCATTCCCTTCCACGAGCTGCTGTTGATCCTGGAAAAGTTCGGAAACCTGATTAGTCGATGCCGATTTGAGGAATTGAAGGTATCGGAAGCAAATTTTTCTCTACATTTTTCCTTTTAATTGTATCTACCACTATTGTATGTACTACTTACCAATTTCAACTTCAAACCAAACGACGAAAAACCGAGGAGcggaacaaaaatgttttaccCGCGCGCGgtgcaaaatgaaaacaaaataatcggACAGGTTCCCGCCTGTGTCGCCTTTCTAAAATTTGAGCACTTAAAGAACGCAGTTTGGGCACAGGCTAAAAGTTTGAGTCCATGCTACTATAATTGCTAAAATTAGtagtaaaatggttatttttactcaaattgagcaaaagttatgacaatttggGGAAGTGCTAACTCGacagtaaaaaaatttttttgctaacggaaagtaacagctcatttttgctaagtggagcctcgaaagttttgtgtgtacccAATAATTGTTGACCGATCACGTTCTTCGCCGGATCTGGTGTGCAGTGCACACTATTCCGACATACAGAAGAAGTTCCGGAGGGTTACAAAATCGCCCCAGCTGGGGGAACTACGCGCTGCTTCATTTGGTTTAATATCATGTGACAGGAGACAGATTCATTTCACAAACCTAAAACCATATCATTTCCATCCAATTAGCCCTcagtgattgaaaaaagctagatttaagaataagccatcgtaattcataaaccgcaaatacacatcCACTGGAGCATTGAGGAGGAATATGATATTTaaatacactggattctttttttaaacaattgttgtgttcgtgcaaaaaaagaaatcgtgtaaaaaaagttcgaaacaaCCGCGCAAAATTCATCGCTCATTTTGAGTAAATTGGCCAACTTGGACtgtaaatcgatcatttccaactAGGTAGACCATTCTGAAGTGATTTGAGAGAAACCGGGAAgttcaaagatttgttttggattgctttgttttgggttttaagCCACGGTTGTTCCGAAACTTCCGCAGAGTCTCTAAGTGGCCATTCCGACAATTGTTTCCGTCTGGAAGCAACGTCCGAACCCATTTACCACCCAAGAGTGGTTTGGACAAAAAGCGGGAATGTGTAGAACCTGTTTTTGACATGTTcgaaaatcgtcttatttcgagaaaatcgtttaataaaaatcgtttaaaataaaaccgtgtaaaataagatcgtttaaaaaaagaatccagtgtatgtTAACCTACACCTTTCTAACTTTCCAACTGTTTGAATATATCTAAAACAAAAACTCCACCTCCGAATgatctgaaaaatataaaagagcattaaaaaaaaggtttataaaataacaataaaaggtcaaacaatcatttctgATCGGACCAAATTGACCATGTGATTGAGCTTTAGTTAAAAGCCGTGGGACCGGCATCTAGGGGTTCCGTTTCACTTATGGTCGGAAGTGATCCGTTGATGCCTATGACAACACTGAATTGCGATACTCTCACTATTCTATATTTAATGTTGTCATTTACATCCAAGTTATATAAATGAGCACTCAATCACGCCCACAAAACTTAAACCACAGATGAActtaatgcgaaaaacaaataaattggaataaattt
This sequence is a window from Uranotaenia lowii strain MFRU-FL chromosome 3, ASM2978415v1, whole genome shotgun sequence. Protein-coding genes within it:
- the LOC129756817 gene encoding iduronate 2-sulfatase — its product is MKFLASAWVFTSIIICLVNTSHQTFVSRPNVLMIMLDDFRPAIRALGDTKAITPNIDRLVALGQSFTDAFAQQAICAPSRNSMLTGRRPDTTRLYDFYSYWREFAGNFTTIPQYFKEHGYRTHSIGKIFHPGVSSNYTDDYPLSWTDEPYHPSTSEFMNKATCIDSLTGSLKKNLLCPVVVELQPQRTLPDIQSTQAAKAFLKSRQNASEPFFLGVGYLKPHIPFKIPEEYLKLHDEKKFKTLDLDYPPYGLPTVAWNSYLDVRSRDDMQVLNISFPFGPIPGDIKLKIRQHYYAAVSYVDDLIGELFEDVNFNDTIIVLTSDHGWSLGEHAEWSKFSNYEVALKVPLIVYSPFLTEKANSKIARVVELVDIFPTLVDLVGLPAIPHCGEDLMQETCVEGKSLVPFIGHSTTNTFAEIEAAYSQYPRPGSYPSVYPNSDKPKLFQIEIMGYSIRTPRFRYTAWIGFDPAKFSRNWSEIFGEELYDHSIDPKENLNLADRPQLKPIKTWLKQQLQDKFT
- the LOC129756819 gene encoding WW domain-containing oxidoreductase, translated to MPVPMPESDSEDELPPAWEERATNDGFVYYVNHHSKTTQWTHPRTGKMKRVSGDLPIGWSRKVEESTGKIIFVEEATQRKSYTDPRLAFAVEESVQAGELRQRFDSGTNALQVLHGRDLSGKVALITGANVGIGFETARSLALHGCEIIFACRNEKTALEAIERISAEKEVAGKRCRFIKLDLASLRSVKECAQQVKAHYKQLDLLILNAGVFALPYSITEDGFETTFQVCHLGHFHLTNLLLDLLIHTSRIVVVSSESHRFSMLSKDMTESDLSPLPNKYWSMVAYNNAKLCNVLFAAELTKRLKSKGISVFSLHPGNMVSSQLARNWWFYRLLFTIVRPFTKSLQQAASTTIYCATAHELNGLTGLYFNNCYVCDPSGSSKLEDMQRNLWNLSERMIEQAAK